In the genome of Candidatus Lernaella stagnicola, one region contains:
- the folK gene encoding 2-amino-4-hydroxy-6-hydroxymethyldihydropteridine diphosphokinase — MPKAAIGIGSSLGERHASVLAAMRALDELPRTRVIARSTLHETDPVGGVAKNRFVNACVIVETALPPMILLTALFAIEAEQGRLRIEQGADRSLDLDLLLFDSLVIDDPNCMVPHPDMHNRAFVLVPLAEIAPDWRHPTLEKTVAELAAALG; from the coding sequence ATGCCTAAAGCAGCTATTGGTATCGGCAGCAGCCTGGGAGAGAGGCACGCGTCGGTTTTGGCCGCCATGCGAGCCCTGGACGAACTGCCGCGCACGCGGGTCATTGCGCGCAGCACGCTGCACGAAACCGATCCCGTGGGTGGGGTGGCCAAGAACCGGTTCGTCAACGCCTGCGTGATTGTCGAAACCGCGCTGCCGCCGATGATTTTGCTCACCGCGCTGTTCGCCATCGAAGCCGAACAAGGCCGCTTGCGTATCGAACAAGGCGCCGACCGCAGCCTCGACCTCGACCTGCTGCTCTTCGATAGCCTGGTGATCGACGATCCCAATTGCATGGTCCCTCATCCCGACATGCACAACCGCGCTTTCGTTCTGGTGCCGCTGGCCGAAATCGCGCCGGATTGGCGGCACCCCACACTCGAAAAAACCGTCGCCGAACTCGCCGCCGCGCTGGGCTGA
- a CDS encoding ankyrin repeat domain-containing protein, with amino-acid sequence MKFVRKGLIAGILASLFILFYAFFHLSDAEEPKSRPAITTEGSWMTPLHRAVEDGDLAEVKKLIDQGADVNAMPVTLIHVDLERRKLRRGKTFQKDITKSETSLQSKGAAPLHLAAKTGNGKIISLLLESGADPNLPDQLGRTSLHYGAIYGHAEAVGLLITKTNVRQKSKRGWEPLHFAVNGNKADTVRVLLKRGASPDAPGRGGVTPLMIAAANNHLAAAELLLKHGVKVDTRMTGSLDRVWHSNEATRGTRELNEILMTIGVNLKLHSGPDGVPLFVTDIRGDPELADLLNDKDAPAPAFIEVADWGEMTPMQQAIYFENRPMIELMVRYGASINERDEHDSTLLHRAAIQSNDDAIRWLITMGADVNAIDSTGDTALGEFAQDGDREMIALLLKHGADPRLADHHGRTPLHKMRDCCFDDAVKLLVDHGGDINARDHDGLTPLHVAVCNGNWFGINSSGCRDNLPKALIQNGADVNIRTNRGNTPLHQSAGCCWTITRMLIKAGADVNARNQDGRTPLFMADSYDLPHLVEAGADLNATDKDGQTALHHQADSNALWKAKALLKAGININSRDNRGDTALHVAVRRHGMQRDKTFDELFSFDELTITIDEVKMITLLIENGAEINVKNNDGKSPMELAQEMKKQDIIKLFLEHGKH; translated from the coding sequence ATGAAATTTGTTCGAAAAGGGCTGATTGCGGGAATCTTGGCTTCCCTGTTTATACTGTTTTACGCGTTCTTTCACTTATCGGATGCTGAAGAGCCAAAAAGCCGGCCCGCCATCACCACTGAAGGGTCGTGGATGACGCCGTTGCACCGGGCTGTCGAAGACGGCGATTTGGCAGAGGTGAAAAAGCTCATCGATCAGGGTGCCGATGTTAACGCCATGCCCGTCACCTTGATCCACGTCGATTTGGAACGGCGGAAACTCAGAAGGGGGAAAACGTTTCAAAAGGATATCACAAAGTCCGAAACCTCTTTGCAGTCAAAGGGCGCAGCTCCACTGCACCTGGCGGCAAAAACCGGCAACGGGAAAATCATTTCCCTGCTGCTGGAAAGCGGCGCCGATCCCAATTTGCCGGATCAACTGGGGCGCACTTCCCTCCACTATGGCGCGATTTACGGTCACGCCGAAGCGGTCGGCTTGCTGATCACCAAGACGAACGTCCGACAAAAATCCAAACGCGGGTGGGAACCTTTGCATTTTGCGGTAAACGGCAACAAGGCGGATACCGTGCGGGTGTTGCTGAAACGGGGCGCGTCACCGGATGCCCCAGGCCGAGGCGGTGTCACACCGTTGATGATTGCCGCTGCGAACAACCACCTGGCCGCAGCCGAACTACTGCTGAAGCATGGTGTAAAGGTCGATACCCGGATGACCGGCAGCCTTGATCGTGTCTGGCATTCCAACGAGGCCACACGGGGCACACGTGAACTAAACGAAATCCTGATGACGATCGGCGTGAATCTGAAATTGCACAGCGGGCCAGACGGCGTGCCGCTTTTCGTTACGGACATTCGCGGCGATCCCGAGTTGGCGGATTTGCTGAACGATAAGGATGCGCCGGCGCCGGCGTTTATCGAGGTTGCCGACTGGGGCGAGATGACGCCCATGCAACAGGCGATCTATTTCGAAAACCGGCCGATGATCGAATTGATGGTCAGGTATGGCGCAAGCATCAACGAACGAGATGAACACGACAGCACCTTGCTCCATCGCGCGGCCATTCAAAGCAATGACGACGCGATCAGATGGCTTATCACTATGGGCGCCGACGTCAACGCGATAGATTCAACAGGTGATACGGCTTTGGGCGAATTCGCCCAAGACGGCGATCGGGAGATGATCGCGTTGCTGTTGAAACATGGCGCCGACCCGCGGCTCGCCGATCACCACGGCAGAACACCGTTGCACAAAATGCGAGACTGCTGCTTTGACGATGCGGTGAAACTGCTGGTGGACCATGGCGGCGACATCAACGCTCGCGATCATGACGGCCTCACTCCTTTACACGTTGCCGTGTGTAACGGAAATTGGTTTGGCATCAATAGCTCTGGTTGCAGAGACAACTTGCCCAAGGCCCTGATTCAAAACGGCGCTGACGTCAATATTCGTACCAACCGGGGCAACACACCGCTGCACCAAAGTGCCGGCTGTTGCTGGACAATCACGCGAATGCTGATCAAGGCGGGGGCCGACGTCAACGCCCGCAACCAAGACGGGCGCACGCCGTTGTTCATGGCCGATTCCTATGATTTGCCCCACTTGGTCGAGGCCGGCGCCGATCTGAACGCCACCGATAAGGATGGGCAAACCGCCTTGCATCATCAGGCCGATTCCAACGCCCTATGGAAGGCAAAGGCTTTGTTGAAGGCGGGCATCAACATCAACAGCCGAGACAACCGCGGCGACACCGCACTGCACGTGGCTGTCAGGCGGCACGGTATGCAGCGTGACAAGACCTTTGATGAGCTATTCTCCTTTGATGAGCTGACGATCACCATCGATGAAGTAAAAATGATTACCTTGCTGATCGAGAATGGGGCGGAGATCAACGTGAAAAATAACGACGGCAAAAGCCCCATGGAACTTGCTCAGGAAATGAAAAAACAAGACATCATCAAGCTCTTTTTGGAACATGGAAAACATTGA
- a CDS encoding DUF933 domain-containing protein, with translation MDVTVIGLAGCGKSSLLAALSGQDPAGVQVVTIKVPDQRVERLVELYKPKKITYAEIRAREAAWPGAEGSKRRNEFERYVDQIKGASLFIHVLRACQTPTEVEPADALRDLEKIDTEMIFADLLICERLIERDNVQPMDNARRQAVHHAKELLEAERPLWDGDWDENELLALGGLNFVTLIPQMLVINTAEGNASVPEIPEAKRFGRHVVPVCLEVAAEVATLPEAEQQAFAEEMGLGEPAAHLIAREAFAQLNLICFFTVGETEVHAWPIPAGMIAVKAAGRIHSDMERGFIRGEVVPHETLLELGSLKACRDVGKLRLEGKNYVLSDGEIMHVRFNV, from the coding sequence ATGGACGTTACGGTTATCGGTCTGGCCGGTTGCGGCAAGTCGTCGCTGCTGGCGGCGCTCTCGGGACAGGATCCCGCCGGCGTGCAAGTCGTGACCATCAAAGTGCCCGACCAGCGCGTCGAACGCTTGGTCGAATTGTATAAACCGAAAAAAATCACGTACGCCGAAATCCGCGCCCGCGAAGCGGCCTGGCCCGGCGCCGAGGGAAGCAAGCGCCGAAACGAATTCGAGCGCTACGTCGATCAAATCAAGGGGGCCAGCCTCTTCATCCATGTCCTACGGGCCTGCCAAACCCCTACGGAGGTCGAACCGGCGGACGCGCTACGCGACCTGGAAAAAATCGACACCGAGATGATCTTCGCCGACCTGCTCATCTGCGAGCGGCTTATCGAGCGCGACAACGTGCAACCGATGGATAACGCCCGCCGTCAGGCCGTGCACCACGCCAAGGAACTCCTCGAAGCCGAGCGCCCGCTGTGGGACGGCGACTGGGACGAGAACGAACTGCTCGCGCTCGGCGGCCTGAATTTCGTGACCTTGATCCCGCAAATGCTGGTGATCAACACCGCCGAAGGCAACGCCTCCGTGCCCGAGATTCCCGAAGCCAAACGCTTCGGCCGACACGTCGTGCCGGTGTGTCTTGAAGTCGCGGCCGAAGTGGCGACGCTGCCGGAAGCCGAACAGCAGGCCTTCGCCGAAGAGATGGGGTTGGGGGAACCGGCGGCGCACTTGATCGCTCGAGAAGCCTTCGCCCAACTGAACCTCATCTGCTTTTTCACGGTCGGCGAAACCGAAGTGCACGCCTGGCCGATTCCGGCGGGCATGATTGCCGTCAAAGCCGCCGGGCGCATTCACTCCGACATGGAGCGCGGCTTCATTCGGGGCGAAGTGGTGCCGCACGAAACGCTGCTCGAACTTGGCTCGCTCAAGGCGTGCCGGGACGTAGGTAAGCTGCGACTCGAAGGCAAGAATTACGTGCTGAGCGACGGCGAGATCATGCACGTGCGGTTCAATGTCTAA
- the recR gene encoding recombination mediator RecR, with protein sequence MLFDRGPLHELVTQLAKLPGVGRKTAERLAMHMLRAPGEEVHALAAAMLEVKDRIQLCEICFNLTDIQPCSLCADENRSGATICVVEQPQDVIAIEKSGAFTGKYHVLHGALSPLDNVGPEEIRIAELLARIDAGGVEEVILATNPNREGEATASYLVELLESRPVEVSRIAHGVPVGSDLEYADSVTLKLSLEGRKKISRTS encoded by the coding sequence ATGCTGTTTGATCGCGGACCGCTGCACGAACTGGTCACTCAGCTCGCCAAGCTGCCCGGCGTAGGCCGCAAAACTGCCGAACGCCTGGCGATGCACATGCTGCGCGCGCCCGGCGAGGAAGTACACGCCCTTGCCGCGGCGATGCTCGAGGTTAAAGACCGCATCCAGTTGTGCGAAATTTGCTTCAACTTGACCGACATTCAGCCCTGCTCGCTCTGCGCCGATGAAAACCGCAGCGGCGCCACGATTTGTGTGGTGGAGCAACCGCAAGATGTGATCGCCATCGAGAAATCCGGGGCGTTCACGGGCAAGTACCACGTGCTGCACGGGGCGCTGTCGCCGTTGGACAATGTCGGCCCCGAGGAGATTCGCATTGCTGAGCTTCTGGCGCGAATCGACGCGGGCGGCGTCGAAGAAGTGATATTGGCGACCAACCCGAATCGAGAAGGCGAGGCGACGGCTTCGTATCTGGTCGAGCTGCTCGAGAGCCGGCCGGTCGAAGTATCGCGTATCGCGCACGGCGTGCCGGTGGGGTCGGATCTGGAATACGCGGACAGCGTCACGTTGAAATTGAGCCTGGAGGGCAGGAAAAAGATCTCGCGAACATCCTAG
- a CDS encoding YbaB/EbfC family nucleoid-associated protein, translating into MAKGLGNIMKMAQQAQKQMMKVQEELADKRIEASSGGGMVTVVVNGKHELLSINIQPEAIDPEDPEMLQDLIVAAVNEAMRQAQELITAEMQKVTGGMGIDLPGLF; encoded by the coding sequence ATGGCCAAGGGTCTCGGAAACATTATGAAAATGGCCCAACAAGCCCAAAAACAAATGATGAAGGTCCAGGAGGAGTTGGCTGACAAACGCATTGAAGCCAGTTCCGGCGGCGGCATGGTGACCGTCGTGGTCAACGGCAAGCACGAACTGCTTTCGATCAACATCCAACCCGAAGCCATCGACCCGGAAGACCCCGAAATGCTGCAGGATCTCATCGTCGCCGCAGTCAACGAAGCGATGCGTCAGGCGCAGGAATTGATCACCGCCGAGATGCAGAAAGTCACCGGCGGCATGGGTATCGACCTGCCCGGTTTGTTCTAG
- a CDS encoding ankyrin repeat domain-containing protein, whose product MRTRWIIALPLLVLLMLLPACKKEAPPSPTGSMPELHRAVRAGDLAEVKRLLAAGSDPDVVAELNETPLIYAIKGRHAEIARALVAGGADVNHASTFGRTPLFYVPHFQKEMAVWLLEAGAKVDVRTSNGSGILHELARETGDADLMRLMIRHGADPNLTTPNGWTPLHTAVNHAVSRVPTAIFTNEGMRIGSVPDDAVGLNLTRITDEKVRVLLEAGARVNAANDAGDTPLHLAAKKDLANTARILIEAGADKNAKNKKGLTPADVAAKFDHRDTLNVLREKSGGD is encoded by the coding sequence ATGCGAACTAGATGGATCATCGCACTGCCGCTGCTCGTTTTGTTGATGCTGCTGCCGGCCTGTAAGAAAGAAGCGCCGCCGTCGCCGACGGGCTCCATGCCTGAATTGCACCGCGCGGTGCGGGCCGGGGACCTGGCCGAAGTGAAGCGCTTGCTGGCCGCGGGAAGCGACCCCGACGTGGTCGCCGAACTGAACGAGACGCCGCTGATCTACGCGATCAAAGGCAGGCATGCCGAAATTGCGCGCGCCCTCGTGGCGGGTGGCGCCGACGTCAACCACGCCAGCACTTTCGGCCGCACGCCGCTTTTTTACGTGCCGCATTTTCAAAAGGAAATGGCTGTGTGGCTGCTCGAAGCGGGCGCGAAGGTCGACGTGCGCACCAGCAACGGCAGCGGCATTCTGCACGAACTGGCCCGCGAAACCGGCGATGCCGACCTGATGCGGCTGATGATCCGCCATGGCGCCGACCCCAACCTCACCACGCCCAACGGGTGGACGCCGCTGCACACCGCCGTGAACCATGCGGTTTCGCGCGTACCGACCGCGATTTTCACCAACGAGGGCATGCGGATCGGCTCGGTGCCCGATGACGCCGTCGGCCTGAATCTCACCCGCATCACCGATGAAAAAGTGCGTGTGCTGCTTGAGGCGGGCGCGCGGGTCAACGCCGCCAACGATGCGGGCGACACGCCGTTGCACCTGGCCGCGAAGAAGGACCTGGCGAATACGGCGCGCATCTTGATCGAAGCCGGGGCCGATAAAAACGCGAAGAACAAAAAGGGCCTGACGCCCGCCGACGTGGCCGCGAAGTTCGACCATCGGGACACGCTGAACGTCCTGCGTGAAAAAAGTGGCGGTGACTAG
- the dnaX gene encoding DNA polymerase III subunit gamma/tau, which produces MSYLVLARKYRPQTFADLVGQEHVTRTLTNAIKLGRIAHGYLFTGTRGVGKTTVARIFAKSLNCESAEGPTPEPCGTCPSCKEIAASTSPDVFEIDAASNTGVDDVRELRENVKYLPSRGRYKVYIIDEVHMLSKSAFNALLKTLEEPPPHVVFIFATTEVHKIPDTVLSRTQQYEFKMISLAEIAAYLKRLMKAEKAKVSDDVLMLVARKAAGSVRDGLSYMDQVLSYGPDRPLTEIANVLGVVDRQALLDISAAVLAVDPVAVLDVLERLGTSNWDVKDFLSDLLEHFRNLVAAKLARHPEGLIDAGEAEITALREQVKDAAIETLEHLFNLLAEAEELILRSGQPRLVLEMTLVRLAQGAKVTSLNNLIDQLIEWKQSPPVSGGGGDGKRTASHRQPNQPAGATRTAPAARVAPPAKPAASKPAIDPEKDPAEAFLQAVKQQRPAVAAQLRQHRIEWVNGHVEIHLPSGFVYNSMERESGPLTAVAQSLFGEQATIILHETDKSNSPAARLEQQMKARQEADRARRQVEQESLEHPTVKMILEVFPAAEVTVTPIEKRPKE; this is translated from the coding sequence ATGTCGTACCTTGTTCTGGCCCGCAAATACCGTCCGCAAACCTTTGCCGACCTGGTGGGCCAGGAGCACGTCACCCGCACGCTGACCAACGCAATCAAGCTGGGCCGCATTGCGCACGGTTACTTGTTTACCGGCACGCGCGGCGTCGGCAAGACGACCGTGGCGCGCATCTTCGCCAAATCGCTCAACTGCGAAAGCGCCGAAGGCCCGACGCCCGAACCGTGCGGGACATGCCCCTCGTGCAAGGAAATCGCGGCTTCCACCAGCCCGGATGTGTTTGAAATCGACGCCGCCTCCAACACGGGCGTCGACGACGTGCGCGAACTGCGCGAAAACGTGAAGTACCTGCCGTCGCGGGGCCGCTACAAGGTGTACATCATCGACGAAGTACACATGCTTTCCAAAAGCGCCTTCAACGCGCTGCTCAAGACCTTGGAAGAGCCGCCGCCGCACGTGGTGTTCATCTTCGCAACGACCGAAGTGCACAAGATTCCCGACACGGTGCTTTCGCGCACGCAGCAGTACGAGTTCAAGATGATCTCGCTGGCCGAAATCGCCGCCTATCTTAAGCGGTTGATGAAGGCCGAAAAAGCAAAGGTCAGCGACGACGTATTGATGCTCGTGGCCCGCAAGGCCGCCGGCAGTGTGCGTGACGGCCTTTCGTACATGGACCAGGTGTTGTCCTACGGCCCCGACCGACCGCTGACCGAAATCGCCAACGTGCTCGGCGTGGTCGATCGGCAGGCGCTGCTGGATATTTCCGCCGCGGTGCTGGCCGTCGATCCGGTGGCGGTGCTCGACGTGCTGGAGCGGCTCGGCACGTCCAACTGGGATGTCAAAGACTTCCTCTCCGACCTGCTGGAACATTTCCGCAATTTGGTCGCGGCGAAGTTGGCCCGCCATCCCGAGGGATTGATCGACGCCGGCGAGGCGGAAATCACCGCGCTGCGGGAGCAGGTGAAAGATGCGGCCATCGAAACCCTGGAACACCTGTTCAACTTGCTTGCCGAGGCCGAGGAATTGATTCTGCGCAGCGGCCAACCGCGGCTGGTGCTGGAGATGACCCTGGTGCGCTTGGCGCAGGGCGCGAAGGTTACTTCGCTGAACAACCTGATCGACCAACTCATCGAGTGGAAGCAATCGCCGCCGGTAAGCGGTGGAGGCGGTGACGGCAAGCGAACGGCATCGCATCGCCAACCGAACCAGCCGGCCGGAGCCACTCGCACGGCGCCGGCGGCCCGCGTTGCGCCACCGGCTAAGCCTGCTGCGTCGAAGCCGGCAATCGACCCGGAAAAAGACCCAGCCGAAGCCTTCCTGCAAGCCGTCAAGCAGCAGCGTCCGGCGGTGGCCGCGCAATTGCGGCAACACCGGATCGAATGGGTCAACGGTCATGTGGAAATCCATCTGCCGTCCGGTTTTGTGTACAATTCGATGGAACGGGAAAGCGGACCGTTAACCGCTGTGGCGCAAAGCCTTTTCGGCGAGCAGGCAACGATCATTTTGCACGAGACCGATAAGTCGAACTCGCCGGCCGCTCGCCTGGAGCAACAAATGAAGGCCCGGCAAGAGGCCGACCGCGCCCGGCGGCAAGTGGAGCAGGAGTCTCTGGAACACCCGACAGTCAAGATGATTCTGGAAGTGTTCCCGGCGGCCGAAGTCACCGTGACACCGATTGAAAAACGTCCCAAAGAATAG
- a CDS encoding ATP-dependent endonuclease, with the protein MKIQKIEIKHFRSIRKLEFQCGPVVVLLGPNNHGKSNILSALEFALTPSVKPAQEDFFQFRGDDDSLWVELTFCDLTEQEKRTFQIYILEDGTLRFRKTATLSDDGAVETRYNGYRSEPTEPCLQAANAKDFASREEIKGTPLADFRFGSGRITKNMVIEAQTDYIKSHKAELSIETRLESGPFLGAKNVAGGLLPEFYFIPAVRDLTAETKVKNTTMFGRLVNYTIRQMAERDDRFQNLKKELGDLIGSFNQSDDSTERPTQLIEMEKLLKRELGHWGVSIEIEVMPPELEKIFELGTNLHLNDGVKTLAEQKGHGLQRAVIFALFRAWASVVGDMARADTQTKPRASSSSVIFAMEEPELFLHPHAQRRLAKTLNEIGEAAHHQVFICSHSSHFVDLEKYKSLCIVKKPTVEEGTTVTQCVTDLFEAETLRERKKRFHMAHWVNPDRGEMFFARKVAFVEGETERTVLPYLAEKKMGCFDSEVSVIDCGSKHNLELYVTIANAFRIPYVVVHDEDPLRETIPDDWSNDKRDAKKRTFELNAKIARLIDQEIGNVVVMKDDFEHAAGVSESQGDKKGKALAALDYFESLEKADIKDVIQDLVRTIYCDD; encoded by the coding sequence ATGAAAATTCAAAAGATCGAGATCAAACATTTTCGCAGCATACGCAAACTGGAGTTTCAATGCGGACCCGTTGTCGTATTGCTGGGCCCAAACAACCACGGCAAATCAAATATCCTTTCCGCGTTGGAATTCGCCCTAACGCCATCTGTAAAGCCCGCTCAGGAGGATTTCTTTCAATTTCGCGGTGACGATGACAGCCTCTGGGTGGAGTTGACATTCTGTGATCTGACGGAGCAGGAAAAGCGGACGTTCCAAATATATATCCTCGAGGATGGCACCCTTCGCTTCCGAAAAACGGCAACGTTATCGGATGACGGCGCGGTTGAGACCCGTTACAACGGTTACCGTAGCGAGCCCACCGAGCCTTGTCTTCAGGCAGCGAACGCGAAAGACTTTGCTAGCCGTGAGGAAATTAAAGGGACTCCGCTGGCCGACTTCCGTTTCGGGAGCGGACGTATTACCAAAAATATGGTCATAGAAGCTCAAACGGACTATATCAAAAGCCACAAGGCAGAATTATCCATCGAAACGCGGCTTGAATCGGGGCCTTTCCTCGGTGCAAAAAACGTCGCTGGCGGCTTACTCCCGGAATTCTACTTCATTCCGGCAGTGAGGGATCTCACTGCCGAAACCAAGGTAAAAAACACGACCATGTTTGGAAGGCTCGTCAACTACACAATCCGGCAGATGGCCGAGAGAGATGATCGTTTCCAGAACCTAAAAAAAGAGCTAGGCGATCTGATAGGGTCCTTTAATCAATCTGACGACTCGACGGAACGCCCGACTCAACTGATTGAAATGGAAAAACTGCTCAAGCGAGAACTCGGGCACTGGGGTGTCTCGATAGAAATCGAGGTGATGCCGCCCGAACTTGAAAAGATCTTTGAGTTGGGAACGAATTTGCACCTTAATGATGGAGTAAAAACCCTAGCGGAGCAGAAAGGTCACGGTCTTCAAAGGGCGGTAATCTTCGCTCTCTTCCGGGCGTGGGCTTCAGTTGTTGGAGACATGGCACGTGCTGACACCCAAACGAAGCCCCGCGCCTCATCTTCTTCGGTTATCTTCGCGATGGAGGAGCCAGAACTTTTCCTGCATCCACACGCCCAACGCCGGCTGGCGAAAACACTGAATGAGATAGGCGAGGCAGCCCATCACCAGGTCTTCATTTGTAGCCATTCTTCCCACTTCGTCGATCTCGAAAAATATAAATCGCTCTGTATTGTGAAGAAGCCGACCGTCGAAGAGGGAACGACCGTAACACAGTGTGTTACCGATTTGTTTGAGGCGGAAACACTCAGGGAGCGCAAGAAGAGATTTCACATGGCTCATTGGGTGAACCCAGATCGTGGCGAGATGTTTTTCGCAAGGAAAGTAGCGTTCGTCGAGGGGGAAACCGAGAGAACCGTGCTCCCATATCTCGCTGAGAAGAAGATGGGCTGCTTCGATAGTGAGGTGTCAGTAATCGATTGTGGATCGAAGCACAACCTAGAGCTGTACGTGACCATCGCAAACGCATTCCGCATACCTTATGTTGTCGTCCATGATGAAGACCCTTTGCGGGAGACCATACCCGACGATTGGTCGAACGACAAAAGAGACGCTAAGAAACGCACGTTTGAGCTTAACGCGAAAATCGCGAGATTGATTGACCAGGAAATCGGAAACGTGGTGGTTATGAAAGACGACTTCGAACACGCAGCCGGCGTGTCAGAATCGCAAGGGGATAAAAAGGGAAAAGCGCTGGCTGCATTAGACTACTTCGAGTCATTGGAGAAGGCTGATATTAAGGATGTGATACAGGATTTAGTACGCACCATCTACTGTGACGATTGA
- a CDS encoding GDSL-type esterase/lipase family protein codes for MPALLTVHLRRHGRHWLVLLGLLIVLELVLHVAMPEPVHTYFYGLGGEDWAEDPELFWVPVFGFADPLAKAERAASERLIYAFGGSILTNHKASTNFPDELAPRLPGWTVANFATGGYTSHQSLVLFRRVSAQRIPAVVIASHAFNDRGPGFAPDREMAARNHRPEVKALYWLSRSKIVQAWRRVMWRLMGYSPYAVNPQHPNVKRRVPLPEFTENLQAFVAETARIGARLVFCSQASLDPAVGEQTRPYFAVMQTLADANQHVFYFDVQPVVFEAYRRRLGFVPVFPTDQAELLLLHKDVCHYNDAGHLLIADHLTAFLKAEGIADAN; via the coding sequence GTGCCCGCTTTGCTCACGGTTCATCTGCGACGACACGGCCGCCACTGGCTCGTCTTGCTGGGCCTGCTCATCGTGCTCGAACTGGTGCTGCACGTGGCGATGCCCGAGCCGGTTCACACCTATTTCTACGGCCTCGGCGGGGAGGATTGGGCCGAAGACCCCGAGCTGTTCTGGGTGCCGGTCTTCGGCTTCGCGGATCCCCTGGCCAAAGCGGAGCGCGCCGCGTCCGAACGCTTGATCTATGCCTTCGGCGGCTCGATTCTCACCAATCACAAGGCGAGCACGAATTTCCCCGACGAACTCGCCCCGCGCCTGCCCGGGTGGACCGTCGCCAATTTCGCCACCGGCGGCTACACCTCGCATCAGTCGTTGGTGTTGTTTCGACGCGTGAGCGCGCAGCGGATTCCGGCGGTCGTGATCGCCTCGCACGCCTTCAACGACCGCGGGCCGGGCTTTGCGCCGGATCGCGAGATGGCGGCCCGCAACCATCGCCCGGAGGTCAAGGCGTTGTATTGGCTCTCGCGCAGCAAAATCGTGCAGGCGTGGCGCCGGGTGATGTGGCGCTTGATGGGCTACAGCCCCTACGCGGTCAACCCGCAGCACCCCAACGTCAAGCGACGCGTGCCGCTGCCGGAGTTCACCGAAAACCTGCAAGCGTTTGTGGCGGAGACGGCGCGGATCGGCGCGCGGCTGGTGTTTTGCTCGCAAGCGAGCCTCGACCCTGCGGTCGGCGAGCAGACTCGCCCGTATTTCGCCGTGATGCAGACCTTGGCCGACGCCAACCAACACGTCTTCTATTTCGACGTTCAGCCCGTGGTGTTCGAGGCGTACCGGCGACGGCTTGGATTTGTACCGGTTTTCCCGACCGATCAAGCCGAGCTCCTGCTGCTGCACAAAGACGTTTGCCACTACAACGACGCCGGTCACCTCTTGATTGCCGATCATCTTACTGCTTTCCTGAAGGCGGAGGGAATCGCCGATGCGAACTAG
- the nadD gene encoding nicotinate-nucleotide adenylyltransferase, which produces MYGSFMHRIGLFGGTFNPIHYGHLRTAEEVREALALHRIWFIPAADPPHKEGSHIIPVSHRLEMARLAVRRHPEFAVCDFEAMRAETSYSLYTIRHYRRILGEFASIYFVIGTDAFAEITTWHKWRDVLTSCHFAVMARPGSSLERPGDALPADWAARYTTTDDAGVFRHESGMEIVFVPVTELDISSSDIRDRRARAGSIAFLTPPAVIHYIRDHDLYQS; this is translated from the coding sequence GTGTATGGTTCTTTCATGCATCGCATCGGGCTTTTCGGGGGGACGTTCAATCCCATTCATTACGGGCATTTACGCACGGCGGAGGAAGTGCGCGAGGCGCTGGCGTTGCATCGCATTTGGTTCATTCCGGCCGCCGATCCGCCGCACAAGGAAGGCAGCCACATCATCCCGGTCAGTCACCGGTTGGAGATGGCCCGCCTGGCCGTGCGCCGCCATCCGGAGTTCGCGGTTTGCGATTTCGAGGCCATGCGGGCCGAAACGAGCTATTCCCTTTATACGATCCGCCACTATCGCCGCATCCTGGGCGAGTTTGCGTCGATCTACTTCGTGATCGGCACCGACGCATTCGCCGAAATCACGACCTGGCACAAGTGGCGTGACGTGTTGACGTCCTGCCATTTCGCGGTGATGGCCCGGCCCGGTTCGTCGCTGGAGCGCCCCGGCGACGCCCTGCCCGCCGATTGGGCCGCCCGCTACACGACCACCGATGACGCGGGCGTGTTTCGTCATGAATCGGGCATGGAGATCGTTTTCGTGCCGGTGACGGAATTGGACATCTCCAGCTCCGACATCCGCGACCGCCGCGCCCGTGCGGGATCGATCGCCTTTCTCACGCCCCCGGCAGTCATCCACTACATCCGCGATCACGACCTTTACCAATCCTGA